A genomic region of Candidatus Binatia bacterium contains the following coding sequences:
- the gatC gene encoding Asp-tRNA(Asn)/Glu-tRNA(Gln) amidotransferase subunit GatC — MAISREVVRRIATLARLELGEEDEVAFTEHLDHILQYFSKLDGLDTQNVEPTAHVVDMAEAYRDDVVTNPPAPEALRANAPARDGDFFKVPKIIE; from the coding sequence ATGGCCATCAGCCGTGAGGTCGTTCGACGCATCGCGACGCTGGCTCGCTTGGAACTGGGCGAGGAGGACGAAGTTGCGTTCACCGAACATCTCGACCACATCCTGCAATACTTCAGCAAGCTGGATGGGCTGGACACGCAGAACGTCGAACCGACGGCCCACGTGGTGGACATGGCGGAGGCGTACCGCGACGACGTCGTCACCAATCCTCCGGCACCGGAAGCGCTGCGCGCCAATGCACCGGCACGCGACGGAGACTTCTTCAAGGTGCCTAAGATCATCGAGTAA
- the gatA gene encoding Asp-tRNA(Asn)/Glu-tRNA(Gln) amidotransferase subunit GatA → MDLTRLTIEEAAALLAKKEISSVELTGAAVERIRATDTEIHSFLTVTEDVALAQAQAADARRARGETGPLLGVPVGIKDVILTKGIRTTAGSKILEHFVAPYDATVTRKLLDAGAVCVGKTNCDEFAMGSSTENSGFVVTRNPWDRSRVPGGSSGGSAAAIAAAQCQGTLGTDTGGSVRQPAACCGIVGMKPTYGRVSRYGVVAYASSLDQVGPMARTVTGCAHLLAAIAGHDPHDSTSVPRPVPDYVSLLAGSIKGLRVGIPREYFVEGMQADVDQAVRSAVRVLERLGAQVSEVSLPHTEYAVPTYYLIATAEASSNLARYDGIRYGLRLGEQEALLKMYQRTRAGGFGTEVKRRIMLGTYALSAGYYDAYYLKAQKVRTLIRRDFEQVFSTQDVIVTPTAPTTAFRIGEKTSDPLQMYLSDIFTISINLAGLPGLSLPCGFDRNGLPIGLQVVGRPFEEEKVFQAAYAYEQATEWHEKTVDE, encoded by the coding sequence GTGGACCTGACTCGTCTCACCATTGAAGAAGCCGCCGCGTTGCTGGCAAAGAAAGAGATCAGCTCGGTGGAGCTGACGGGCGCGGCCGTGGAACGCATTCGCGCCACCGACACGGAGATACATTCGTTCCTCACGGTGACCGAAGACGTGGCGCTGGCGCAGGCGCAGGCCGCCGATGCGCGCCGGGCACGTGGCGAAACGGGTCCGCTGCTGGGCGTCCCGGTCGGCATCAAGGACGTGATCTTGACCAAGGGGATCCGGACGACGGCCGGGTCGAAAATCCTTGAACACTTTGTGGCACCGTATGACGCCACCGTCACGCGGAAGCTGCTGGACGCCGGCGCCGTGTGCGTCGGCAAGACCAACTGCGACGAGTTCGCCATGGGATCCTCGACGGAGAACTCGGGCTTCGTGGTCACGCGGAATCCCTGGGACCGGAGTCGTGTCCCGGGAGGCTCGTCGGGCGGGTCGGCGGCGGCCATTGCCGCCGCACAGTGTCAGGGAACGCTGGGCACCGATACCGGCGGCTCGGTCCGACAACCCGCTGCGTGCTGCGGCATCGTGGGTATGAAGCCAACATACGGCCGCGTCAGCCGGTACGGCGTTGTGGCGTACGCGTCGTCACTGGATCAAGTCGGGCCGATGGCACGCACCGTCACCGGGTGTGCGCACCTCCTCGCCGCCATCGCCGGACATGACCCGCACGACTCGACCTCGGTGCCGCGGCCCGTGCCTGACTATGTCAGCCTCCTGGCTGGCAGCATCAAGGGGCTGCGCGTCGGCATCCCGCGAGAGTATTTCGTCGAAGGGATGCAGGCCGACGTCGACCAGGCCGTCCGCAGCGCCGTCCGTGTCCTGGAAAGGCTCGGGGCGCAGGTCAGCGAGGTGTCGCTGCCGCACACCGAGTACGCCGTTCCGACGTACTATTTGATCGCCACCGCCGAGGCCAGCTCAAACTTGGCGCGTTACGACGGCATCAGGTATGGCCTGCGGCTTGGCGAGCAGGAGGCGCTGCTCAAGATGTATCAGCGTACGCGGGCCGGTGGCTTCGGCACCGAGGTAAAGCGCCGCATCATGTTGGGGACCTACGCGCTGTCAGCGGGGTATTACGATGCGTACTATCTCAAGGCGCAGAAGGTGCGGACGCTGATCCGGCGCGACTTCGAGCAAGTGTTCAGCACGCAAGACGTCATCGTCACCCCAACGGCGCCGACCACCGCCTTTCGGATCGGAGAAAAGACGAGCGATCCCTTGCAGATGTACCTGTCGGATATCTTCACCATCTCCATCAACCTGGCCGGGCTGCCGGGCCTGTCGCTGCCGTGCGGTTTCGACCGCAACGGCCTGCCCATCGGCTTGCAGGTCGTCGGACGGCCATTCGAAGAGGAGAAGGTCTTCCAGGCCGCCTATGCCTACGAGCAGGCGACAGAGTGGCATGAAAAGACAGTCGATGAATGA
- the gatB gene encoding Asp-tRNA(Asn)/Glu-tRNA(Gln) amidotransferase subunit GatB has product MSSYETIIGLEVHAELLTQSKVFCACSTQFGAPPNQNTCPVCLAMPGALPVLNRRVVEFGIRAGLAANCQIASHSRWARKNYFYPDLPKGYQISQYELPLCLNGFIDIEDNGESKRVRLTRIHMEEDTGKNIHDAHGDASLVDFNRCGVPLLEIVSEPEIRSPQEASAYLRKLRAILQYLEICDGNMEEGSFRCDANVSIRPRGSTPLGTKVEIKNMNSFRAVERAIEYEIKRQTEVLGGGGRLVQETRLWDPDRELTRSMRSKESADDYRYFPEPDLLPLLVSDAWIEEVRRHLPELPDARRQRVVREYGLPEYDALVLTLRKDVADYYEAAVRQYRNPKALSNWVMGDLLRIIRERKLDNALVIHDWPVPPERLAAMVELIDSGEISGKIAKAVFDEMVNTGKTAVQIVAEQGLTQISDEGPILNAIDSVIAAHADKVAQYRSGKDKLFGFFVGQVMKATQGKANPQKVNDLLREKLDR; this is encoded by the coding sequence ATGTCATCCTACGAAACGATCATCGGATTGGAGGTGCATGCGGAGCTGCTGACGCAGTCGAAAGTCTTCTGCGCCTGCTCCACGCAGTTCGGTGCACCGCCGAACCAGAATACCTGTCCGGTATGCTTGGCCATGCCCGGAGCCCTGCCGGTGCTCAATCGCCGCGTCGTCGAGTTTGGCATCCGCGCCGGGCTCGCGGCCAACTGTCAGATTGCGAGCCACAGCCGCTGGGCGCGCAAGAACTACTTCTATCCCGACCTGCCCAAGGGCTACCAGATCAGCCAGTACGAGCTGCCGCTGTGTCTCAACGGCTTCATTGATATCGAGGACAACGGCGAATCCAAACGGGTGCGGCTGACGCGCATTCACATGGAAGAGGACACCGGCAAGAATATCCACGATGCCCACGGGGACGCCAGCTTGGTCGACTTCAACCGCTGCGGGGTACCGCTGCTGGAGATCGTCAGCGAGCCCGAGATCCGCTCGCCGCAAGAGGCCAGTGCGTATCTCCGCAAGCTGCGCGCCATCCTGCAGTACCTGGAGATCTGCGACGGCAACATGGAAGAGGGCAGCTTCCGTTGCGACGCCAACGTCTCCATCCGCCCCCGCGGCTCGACCCCATTGGGTACGAAAGTGGAGATCAAGAACATGAACTCCTTCCGTGCCGTGGAGCGCGCCATAGAGTACGAGATCAAGCGGCAAACCGAGGTGCTCGGCGGGGGAGGACGCCTGGTGCAGGAAACGCGGCTGTGGGACCCGGACCGCGAGCTGACCCGGTCCATGCGCTCGAAAGAGTCTGCCGACGACTACCGTTACTTCCCCGAGCCCGATCTGTTGCCGCTGCTGGTCAGTGACGCGTGGATTGAAGAGGTGCGGCGACACCTGCCGGAGCTTCCGGACGCGCGGCGCCAGCGCGTTGTGCGGGAGTACGGTCTCCCCGAGTACGACGCGTTGGTGCTGACGCTGCGCAAGGACGTCGCCGACTACTACGAGGCGGCGGTGCGCCAGTACCGCAATCCAAAGGCGCTGAGCAACTGGGTCATGGGCGACCTCCTCCGCATCATCAGGGAGCGCAAGCTGGACAACGCATTGGTCATTCATGACTGGCCCGTACCGCCGGAGCGGCTGGCGGCCATGGTGGAGCTCATCGACAGCGGTGAGATCAGCGGCAAGATCGCCAAGGCGGTGTTCGACGAAATGGTGAACACCGGCAAGACCGCGGTACAGATCGTGGCGGAGCAAGGCCTGACGCAGATCTCCGACGAAGGTCCCATCCTCAACGCTATCGATAGCGTCATCGCCGCCCACGCCGACAAGGTCGCCCAGTACCGCAGCGGCAAGGACAAGCTGTTTGGATTTTTCGTCGGCCAAGTGATGAAGGCGACGCAGGGAAAAGCCAATCCGCAGAAAGTCAACGACCTGTTACGGGAGAAACTCGACAGGTAA
- a CDS encoding M1 family metallopeptidase has product MPDPDSGTADHRRPRVRLRRGPAWAVAVVGVAVSLAVGLPGHVAHAEALSPRIANYKIEAQYDAETHTVTGREILTWHNTTLEAAADLYFHLYLNAFANNRSSFVREAGEMWVDWLKLHPHGWGYIEVKALRIGGADVVNRMRFVHPDDDNINDRTVVRVPLERPVPPGETVEVEVEFVAKLPKLVARSGYAGPFAFVAQWFPKIGVYRDGQWNCHQYHLTTEFFADFGAYDVSLTVPRHAVVGATGVLRESHEDGASKTLRFVAEDVHDFAWTIDPRFQVIERTLGDTAIRLLVQPRHLAQADRYLQAARSALDWYQRWLGRYPYSQLTLVDPGPGGGGAGGMEYPTLITLGTAWWMPQRVRLPEFITVHEFGHQYWYGMVANNEAEEAWLDEGINSYVEGRIMDTVYGPGSYLDLFGLRFDSSAMRRLQYVRAAQHDPVTRRAWEFLDRSSYGAISYSKTALMLDTLAVYVGDEGLRQALAAYFQRWRFRHPRGEDFVASMNESLGQDLSWYFDQVLPGTGVVDYAVTQVNAEELHAPAGYTVSGAEIGEEVLPQEPQGKQYHNEVVVERLGSVSLPVEVHITFDDGGVTKEHWDGRDRWKRFEYTGKQRVEWAAVDALPLDVNVVNNSRMRAGGTRGLVRIAGRWGFWFQNLMYFLTGL; this is encoded by the coding sequence ATGCCCGATCCCGATTCAGGGACAGCCGATCATCGCCGCCCGAGAGTTCGGCTGCGACGTGGGCCGGCATGGGCAGTCGCGGTCGTTGGCGTCGCCGTCAGTCTGGCCGTCGGTCTCCCGGGCCACGTGGCTCATGCTGAGGCGTTGTCCCCGCGCATCGCCAACTACAAGATCGAGGCGCAGTACGACGCCGAGACGCACACCGTCACCGGCCGCGAGATTCTGACTTGGCACAACACCACGCTCGAGGCCGCAGCCGATCTGTACTTCCATCTCTACCTCAACGCTTTCGCCAATAACCGCTCTTCCTTCGTGCGTGAGGCCGGGGAGATGTGGGTGGATTGGTTGAAACTCCATCCGCACGGATGGGGCTACATCGAGGTCAAGGCGCTGCGCATCGGTGGCGCAGATGTCGTGAACCGCATGCGCTTCGTGCATCCGGACGACGATAACATCAACGACCGCACCGTCGTTCGGGTGCCGCTCGAGCGGCCGGTGCCTCCGGGTGAGACGGTAGAGGTTGAGGTGGAGTTCGTCGCCAAACTACCGAAGCTTGTCGCGCGCTCGGGCTACGCGGGGCCGTTTGCCTTCGTAGCGCAGTGGTTTCCAAAAATCGGCGTGTACAGGGATGGCCAGTGGAACTGCCACCAGTATCATCTCACCACCGAATTCTTCGCCGACTTCGGCGCCTACGATGTGAGCCTCACTGTCCCACGCCATGCCGTAGTCGGGGCGACGGGTGTGTTGCGGGAGTCGCACGAGGACGGCGCCAGCAAGACGCTGCGTTTCGTTGCGGAGGACGTGCACGATTTTGCCTGGACCATCGATCCCCGCTTCCAGGTGATTGAAAGGACGCTGGGTGATACGGCTATTCGCCTGCTCGTGCAGCCGAGGCATCTGGCTCAGGCGGATCGCTACCTGCAAGCAGCGCGGTCTGCGCTCGACTGGTACCAGCGATGGCTCGGACGATATCCCTACTCACAGCTGACCCTTGTCGATCCCGGGCCGGGCGGCGGCGGTGCGGGCGGGATGGAGTACCCGACGCTGATCACCCTGGGCACTGCGTGGTGGATGCCGCAACGGGTCCGCCTCCCGGAGTTCATCACCGTGCACGAGTTCGGACACCAATACTGGTACGGCATGGTGGCAAACAACGAGGCGGAGGAGGCCTGGCTGGACGAGGGGATCAATTCGTACGTCGAGGGACGCATCATGGATACGGTCTACGGTCCCGGGAGTTACCTCGACCTCTTCGGATTGCGCTTCGACAGTTCGGCCATGCGTCGGCTGCAATACGTGCGAGCAGCACAGCACGACCCGGTGACGCGGCGGGCGTGGGAGTTCCTCGATCGGTCCAGCTATGGCGCCATTTCCTACAGCAAGACGGCCCTGATGCTTGACACCTTAGCGGTATATGTCGGTGACGAAGGGCTGCGCCAGGCGCTGGCGGCGTACTTCCAACGCTGGCGGTTTCGACATCCACGCGGCGAAGATTTCGTTGCGAGCATGAATGAAAGCCTCGGCCAGGATCTCAGCTGGTACTTTGATCAGGTGCTGCCCGGCACCGGCGTGGTCGATTATGCCGTAACGCAGGTCAACGCCGAGGAGTTGCACGCACCCGCCGGCTACACCGTTTCGGGCGCAGAGATTGGAGAGGAAGTGCTGCCGCAGGAGCCCCAGGGGAAGCAATACCACAACGAGGTCGTGGTGGAGCGCCTGGGATCAGTCTCTCTGCCGGTCGAGGTGCACATAACATTCGACGATGGGGGCGTAACCAAAGAGCATTGGGATGGGCGCGACCGCTGGAAACGCTTCGAGTACACCGGCAAACAGCGGGTCGAGTGGGCGGCGGTGGACGCGCTCCCACTGGACGTGAATGTCGTGAACAACTCCCGCATGCGTGCCGGGGGCACCCGTGGCCTGGTGCGGATCGCCGGGCGCTGGGGCTTTTGGTTCCAGAATCTGATGTACTTTCTTACGGGACTATAA